Proteins encoded by one window of Actinocorallia herbida:
- a CDS encoding ABC transporter permease, whose translation MTGETASLEVVTDHQSEPAERRGLASWTEAAERYALVALLAAVALFFCLFPESSSTFPTSANLRILAANQAVTLLLALGVLIPLVCGHFDFSAGAVAAASSVACAGMMQNHHAPLVLAILVPVAAGAAIGLVNGVAVAIFEMNAFVSTLATATLLGGLIQWYTEGQTISTDIAQGLVEFGSGVWLGVPRPVYLVALIALAAWYLLSHTPFGRALYAIGENVRASRLVGIRTNRSVMLTFVLSGLLAGIAGVVLTARTAGATADPGTTMLFPALAAVFLGATAIRPGRFNVWGTVFGVALVAVSVSGLTLAGAADWVDPVFNGVALAVAVGLSSFLRRRSTPS comes from the coding sequence ATGACGGGCGAGACCGCGTCCTTGGAAGTCGTGACAGACCACCAGTCGGAGCCGGCCGAACGGCGTGGACTCGCTTCTTGGACGGAGGCCGCCGAGCGGTATGCACTGGTCGCCCTCCTAGCGGCGGTCGCGTTGTTCTTCTGCTTGTTCCCCGAAAGCTCCTCTACCTTCCCGACCTCGGCCAATCTGAGGATTCTCGCGGCCAACCAGGCGGTCACCCTGCTCCTGGCGCTGGGCGTGCTGATCCCATTGGTCTGCGGGCACTTCGACTTCTCCGCCGGCGCCGTCGCGGCGGCGTCGTCGGTGGCGTGCGCGGGGATGATGCAGAACCACCACGCCCCGCTCGTTCTGGCGATACTGGTCCCGGTAGCCGCGGGAGCGGCCATCGGCCTGGTCAACGGGGTGGCTGTGGCGATCTTCGAGATGAACGCGTTCGTTTCCACGCTGGCCACGGCCACCCTGCTGGGCGGGCTCATCCAGTGGTACACCGAGGGACAAACGATCAGCACTGACATCGCACAGGGGCTCGTGGAGTTCGGATCGGGGGTCTGGCTAGGAGTCCCGCGTCCGGTCTACCTCGTTGCCCTGATCGCTCTGGCCGCTTGGTACCTACTGAGCCACACCCCCTTCGGGCGGGCCCTGTACGCGATCGGCGAGAACGTGCGCGCCTCCCGGCTGGTCGGCATCCGGACCAACCGAAGCGTCATGCTGACCTTTGTTCTGAGCGGACTGCTCGCGGGAATCGCGGGGGTGGTCCTGACGGCGAGGACCGCAGGAGCCACTGCGGATCCCGGCACGACGATGCTGTTCCCCGCGCTGGCCGCCGTCTTCCTCGGCGCCACTGCCATCCGTCCGGGCAGGTTCAACGTCTGGGGCACCGTCTTCGGTGTCGCTCTGGTCGCCGTCAGCGTCAGCGGGCTCACTCTCGCGGGCGCCGCCGACTGGGTCGACCCGGTCTTCAATGGCGTGGCTCTGGCGGTGGCCGTCGGCCTCTCCAGCTTCCTGCGCCGCCGGAGCACACCGAGTTGA
- a CDS encoding sugar ABC transporter ATP-binding protein, with protein sequence MTYVLDADHVSKRFGGAHALADAALRVRQGTVHALLGGNGSGKSTMIKCLAGVHSADAGTVRLHGREIKAENLTSSRARAEGLRFVHQDLGLFDSLTVAENFALDAGFPVHQLGGIRWRALRSRVGRLLERHELAVSSDTLVGALRPATKTMVAVVRALQDQEGTEHILMLDEPTASLPDAESRALMDTLRRRAAAGQTIVLVSHRLQEVLAVADDFTIFRDGRVVSRLEASSPSENELIELMVGEALSDEEVSPATISGERVLELSAVVAGPLTGLDLEVTAGEIVGLAGPLGSGRSTALSVIFGSHTPSSGEVRVGGQVMTGRTVAEMMRAGVALVPQDRGRDAAWPAAPVAENMTLSVLGRYFSGWMRDRASRADARDLIGRFAIKTPSVAAPLSALSGGNQQKVVLARWLRRDPTVLLLDEPTQGVDVRSRADIYRHIREVASRGCGVLVASSDFEELVRVCDRVVVLADGKAGPSLPVSGLSANRITELVQKGVRL encoded by the coding sequence GTGACCTACGTGCTCGACGCCGACCACGTCTCCAAGAGGTTCGGCGGCGCCCATGCCCTGGCGGACGCGGCTCTCCGCGTCCGCCAGGGCACGGTCCACGCGCTGCTCGGTGGCAACGGCTCCGGCAAATCCACCATGATCAAGTGCCTGGCCGGCGTTCACTCAGCCGATGCCGGGACGGTTCGGCTGCACGGTCGAGAGATCAAGGCCGAGAACCTCACCTCCAGCCGGGCGCGGGCCGAGGGCCTGCGTTTCGTCCATCAGGACCTCGGCCTGTTCGACTCGCTCACCGTCGCCGAGAACTTCGCGCTCGATGCGGGCTTCCCCGTTCACCAGCTCGGCGGGATCCGGTGGCGCGCTCTGCGTTCACGGGTGGGAAGGCTGCTTGAGCGGCACGAACTCGCAGTGAGCTCCGACACCCTGGTCGGCGCGTTGCGTCCGGCCACCAAGACGATGGTCGCGGTTGTCCGGGCGCTGCAAGACCAGGAGGGCACCGAGCACATCCTGATGCTCGACGAGCCCACCGCAAGTCTGCCCGACGCCGAGTCACGCGCCCTGATGGACACGCTGAGGCGGCGAGCCGCGGCAGGCCAGACGATCGTCCTCGTCAGCCATCGGCTGCAAGAGGTCCTGGCGGTCGCCGACGACTTCACGATCTTTCGTGACGGCCGAGTCGTCAGCCGACTGGAAGCCTCTTCCCCGTCGGAGAACGAGCTCATCGAACTCATGGTCGGTGAGGCTCTGTCCGATGAGGAGGTGAGCCCGGCGACGATATCGGGAGAACGGGTTCTGGAGTTGTCCGCGGTGGTGGCCGGACCGCTGACCGGGCTCGACCTCGAGGTGACGGCAGGTGAGATCGTCGGCCTTGCCGGGCCGCTCGGATCAGGGCGTTCTACCGCCCTCAGCGTGATCTTCGGATCGCACACCCCGTCATCGGGTGAGGTACGTGTCGGTGGGCAGGTCATGACCGGGCGAACCGTCGCGGAGATGATGCGTGCCGGCGTCGCGCTGGTGCCCCAGGATCGCGGACGCGATGCGGCCTGGCCCGCCGCGCCGGTGGCGGAGAACATGACACTCTCGGTTCTCGGCCGGTACTTCTCGGGCTGGATGCGCGATCGCGCATCCAGGGCGGACGCCCGGGACCTGATCGGCCGCTTCGCGATCAAGACGCCATCAGTCGCCGCGCCTCTCTCGGCTTTGTCCGGCGGTAACCAGCAGAAGGTCGTGCTCGCACGCTGGCTGCGTCGAGACCCCACCGTCCTGCTGCTGGATGAGCCGACCCAGGGAGTGGATGTCAGATCGCGCGCCGACATCTACCGACACATCAGAGAGGTGGCCAGTCGAGGATGCGGTGTGCTCGTCGCCTCCTCCGACTTCGAAGAACTCGTCCGCGTGTGCGACCGGGTGGTCGTGCTCGCCGACGGCAAAGCGGGGCCGTCACTACCTGTATCCGGGCTTAGCGCGAACCGGATCACCGAACTCGTTCAGAAGGGAGTCCGGCTGTGA
- a CDS encoding sugar ABC transporter substrate-binding protein, whose protein sequence is MAFVAIVLPAALLAGCSNSGDDASTLPSGNVAAGDPTAQAAAAYEGLVGQPPTDAVKPSADGLAWVVSCGQTVPTCSTPANAAVTAAQALGWEGKLCDGKLNPQGWSACIRQGISAKASGIVFIGQDCGAVQAALTEAAQAKIPVIGAGGNDCDVTGGTKQFASTVQNLPDLTSQQWWEKIGALQADWIIGATGGKAQVLSLQFTDSLWGSWIQDGFAAELATCPGCEVLDVLEVGNADVAAGELTQKFSTALLKQPTANAVNVPIDGWFLAGLGQAVQSSGRSEDLSVIGAIGDVGNFDLIGKGGGEDASVAFNSSWTGWAGIDTLLRVQAGQDVLPAGIGLQVVDADHNLPAAGQPFVYTPAIDFTAAYKKAWGLA, encoded by the coding sequence ATGGCGTTCGTGGCCATCGTGCTGCCGGCTGCCCTGCTGGCCGGCTGCTCGAACTCCGGCGATGACGCCTCAACTCTGCCGAGCGGCAACGTCGCTGCGGGCGATCCGACGGCCCAAGCGGCCGCGGCCTACGAAGGCCTGGTCGGTCAGCCGCCGACTGATGCCGTCAAGCCGTCGGCGGATGGTCTGGCATGGGTGGTCTCCTGCGGACAGACCGTGCCGACGTGTTCCACTCCCGCCAACGCGGCCGTCACCGCGGCGCAGGCCCTCGGGTGGGAGGGCAAGCTGTGCGATGGCAAGCTCAACCCGCAGGGCTGGTCGGCATGCATCCGCCAAGGCATCAGCGCCAAGGCCTCCGGGATCGTCTTCATCGGGCAGGATTGCGGCGCCGTTCAGGCCGCGCTGACAGAGGCCGCCCAGGCGAAGATCCCTGTGATCGGTGCCGGCGGCAACGACTGCGACGTGACCGGCGGTACCAAGCAGTTCGCGTCCACGGTGCAGAACCTTCCGGACCTGACGAGCCAGCAGTGGTGGGAGAAGATCGGGGCGCTCCAGGCCGACTGGATCATCGGAGCGACCGGAGGCAAGGCGCAGGTGCTCAGCCTCCAGTTCACCGACTCGCTGTGGGGCTCCTGGATCCAGGACGGCTTCGCGGCCGAACTCGCCACATGCCCTGGATGCGAGGTCCTCGACGTCCTCGAGGTCGGCAACGCCGACGTGGCGGCCGGTGAACTCACCCAGAAGTTCTCGACCGCCCTGCTGAAGCAGCCGACCGCAAATGCCGTCAACGTCCCGATCGACGGCTGGTTCCTCGCGGGGCTCGGTCAGGCCGTCCAGTCATCGGGCCGGTCCGAGGACCTGTCCGTCATCGGCGCCATCGGCGACGTTGGGAACTTCGACCTCATCGGCAAGGGTGGCGGCGAGGACGCCTCGGTGGCCTTCAACTCTTCCTGGACCGGCTGGGCCGGCATCGACACACTGCTGCGCGTGCAGGCCGGACAGGACGTTCTGCCTGCCGGAATCGGGCTGCAGGTCGTCGACGCGGACCACAACCTTCCCGCAGCCGGACAGCCGTTCGTCTACACCCCCGCGATCGACTTCACCGCCGCGTATAAGAAGGCATGGGGCTTGGCGTGA